The sequence below is a genomic window from Providencia rettgeri.
CTAAAGGCACTAACCAGCCAGCCAAAACAGTCTTGTCAAAACCGATTCCACCAACGGATGACCAGCTGTAAACCTTTAGCACATTGGGGTAGTGAACCTGCCCCCTATTATTTTCCATTATTTGTTTTCCATTTTTATTGTCTTAGTTAAGGGAATTCGCTGCGCAATGTCAGATATTCAGGATACGGATCGCGAACAAGAAATACTCGATAGCGCTGTTGCAGAAGGCGGTGCTTATGAAATATTACGTAAACGCCTGACAGACCAAGGGCAACAACTGCATCAAAAAGCCGCACAACTTAATGAAATGCGGTTGGATGAATTTGGTCAAAGCCAAATGGATATTATTGGTCGTATTCGCATTCGTACTGAAAATAATTGCCAAGCAAGGGATATTGTCCGCGTCGGTGAATGGCTTTTATTTGGCTATAACGTATTCCTCGGCCTAAAAAAAGAAACACACCTCGAAGATGTATTTTCACTATATCGGTTAATTGAAAACAACGATGAGTTTGATGTTGAAGCCGTCCCTTATGAAGAAACTTTCTTAAATGATAATCGCTTTGTTCAAGACTTTACTGAACTCTATACCTATTATAAGAACACACAGTTACTGCAACTTGTTGAACGGGACGGCAAACTTCTCGCTAGCTTTCAAATTGGCGATCGCATCACGGATGTGCGAGTTTTCCGCTGGTCAATCTCCAGCGACAAACGCAAAATTGAGTATATTGATAACCGGGGTGAACGCGATATTGCCCTCCCACCTGCTTATGATTTTGAATGGCAAAAAACCACGCGGGAAGACACCGTTAACGGCCGATACCCTCACATCAATGTTCTTGACACTGTATTCATAGAAACTATTGGTGGTGATTTAACCATCAAATGTGAAAATAATACTGAAGATGGTTTAGGGATTTACCGAGAAGCAGTTCTTGATAAAAACCAATCTTTAGATGACGCACAAATTGAATATGCACAAACTGGCAGCCTAATTCTCTTAAAAGTTTTACCTTATCGGGAAGAAACTTGGCGTTACTTGGTTTACAACACACTCTCTCAATCCGTACAACGTATTGATGCTATTGGGCAAGCATGTGTCCAGCTACCAGAAGACCACGGTATTATTTTCCCTGGCGGCTACTACTTACAAAATGGTGACTATAAAACGTTTGAGCAATCTATGGATGGAATGCGTTTTCGCCGTTTGCGTCGTTCTCCAAATGGAGAGGATGTCCTATATGTTTTCTATTCACCAAATCAAGGACGCATTGCCCTATTCAATTATAATTTAATTGAACGCACACTTTCGGTTCCACTTATTGGCCATGGCTATGCCATGCTTGAAGATGGAAAAATGGTGTTATTTGAAGGTGAAGGGGAAGAAGCGACTCGCGTTCACCCTATGCAAGTTTGGCAGACCCCATTTTACTCAGAAGAATTTGCCGACCAACAGCCAACTCGTAGCGGTTTTTTAGGGCGTATAGGCAATGCAGATTTAGTTCGGGGCATTTCTGAAATATTGAATATTTCCAAAGAAATAGAAGGCAGCCAAATTTCCATCGCTCGCTACGAGCTACTCAGCCAACAAGCGAAGAATTTACTGGATATTTATTACTGGTTTGGTGATGAACAATGCCTTGGTATTGGCAAATTGCTCAAAGAAATCACCCAAACAAGTGAGCTCGTTCTTGATGAATATGAAAAGGTCGAAAGCATACGACAGCAATCTGCCAAATCAATGAATGAGGCCATCAGCCGCCAAAAGTCACTACTTTCACTGACGTTACCTGAAAGTTGGGCTGATATTCAACAATTTGTTGATGGCTTAAATGCCCTAAGTGCTCAGCGCGGGCACTTGATTTCACTACGTGAATTTCGCTATATGGATTTAGAAAAGCTTAGCGAAATGGAAAGTGAAATAGAGAAAAATCAACAGTATGTCTCACAAGAGACCGCTGTCTTTCTCGCTAGCGATAAAGCATTACAGCCCTTTAAAACACAATTAACTGTTTTCGAAGAACAAATAGAAAAAGCCCAAAACAGTGCTCAGCTAGACATTCCAATGAAAGATATGGAAAAAATGTCTACTGATTTAGATATGCTATCAAACTTAATGGCTTCACTGAGTTTCAACGATGTCACACAACAAACTCACATTATTGATGCTATTTCGCAAATCTATGCTCAGCTAAACCAATCTCGAGCTCGTTTACAACAAAAACGAAAATCGCAAAGCAGCGTGGAAACTGTTGCTCAATTTGGCGCACAATTCCGGCTGTTCAGCCAAGGCATTACCAATGCCCTGTCTCTTGCCACTGATCCTGAGCGTTGTGATGATCAGCTATCAAGATTACTTGTTCAGTTAGAAGAACTCGAAAGCCAATTTAGCAATCATGATGAATTTCTTGATGATATCTTGGCTAAGCGGGAAGAATTACTCGAAACATTTGAATCACATAAACAAGTTCTTATTGATGACCGCCAGCGCCGCGCACAAAATTTAGTTACTGCGGCTGATCGTCTACTAGACAGCCTGCAACGACGAACAGCTCGTTTACAGTCTCAAGATGAACTCAATGCCTTCTTTGCCTCAGACCCTCTAGCGCTTAAAACACGTGAAATAATTGAAAAATTAAGGGAAATTAACGATAACGTTAAAGCTGATGACATTGACGCACGTTTGAAATCCTCTCGGGACCAAGCCATTCGAGTTTTGCGTGATAAAACAGATATTTTTGAAGATGGTGGAAATGTCATTAAGCTCGGGCGTCACCGGTTCAGCGTAAACACCCAAGAGCTTGACCTTACTATTTTACCCAAAAATGAACAACTCTGGGTTTATCTCACAGGAACAGACTTCCAAGAACCCATAGAAAATGAACAATTATCACAGCTCAAACCTTATTGGAGCGCTTCATTAGAATCTGAGTCTGATACGGTTTACCGTGCCGAATACCTCGCTTATTCAGTTATCTATGCCGCAACAAAACGCCAAGATGGGCTAGATTTTGACATTCTAAAAAACGCATTAACATCAACAGAAAAACTTGAAAAAATTGTCCGTGATTTTGCGAGCCCACGTTATAAAGAAGGCTATGAGAAAGGTATTCATGACCACGATGCAGTCGCTTTACTGAAAAAACTACTGCCACTCGGTGAAAGTGCAGATTTATTACGGTATAGCCCAACAGCCCGTGCTATCGCAGCTATTTATTGGGAGCAAGTTCAAAACGACGATTTCCCCGCTTTATGGCCTGAACGTGCAAGAACAGCTATGAATATTCACCAATTATTCCATAATGACAATGCACTGATTGACCTACAAGCTGAAATCGAAGCGGGGATTAGCTTATTTTTACACGATAACCCCATTCAATGCCAAGCCTATGAGCAAACCCAAGCCGCTGAATATCTTAGTTTTGTATTAGCAAGAACCCCAATAGAGCTCGTCTATAGCAAGTACGCCAGGGAGTTAGTTTTAGCGCTCCAGAGCCGCTTAGAAGACGCTCATATGTGGGGTGATTTTAATCGCTCACAACAAAATTTAGGCACTCGCTACGCTCAGCGCTGGTCATTAGTTCAAAACTGGCTACAAGGGCTGTGCTCAACCCCTGAGTTTGCTGACCTTGTTCCATACATACCGGGTGCTATTGCCATTATTATCTTAGATAAAGTCGCTTCTGCTCGTTTTAGTGAAGCTGATCTTTACTTTAAGGTTAGTGGGTTGCTCGGGGAACACCCGACCATTGAAAACCAAACTCTAGCACTGAGTTTAGATAACTACTTCAGTCGTATGCGTGGTCAAAGGAAGCGATTCATTCCCGAATTTCGTCAGTACCAAGCGCTGCGCCAACAGATTGTGACTGAAGAACGTAGTCGTTTAAAACTGCATGAATATAAAGCAAAGCCACTCAGCTCTTTTGTACGTAACAAACTGATAAACGACGTCTATTTGCCTATCATTGGCGATAATATGGCAAAACAAATTGGGGCTTTAGGGGAAGGTAAACGCACTGACCTCATGGGGCTGCTATTAATGATTTCACCGCCCGGGTACGGTAAAACCACATTAATGGAATATGCCGCTGACCGTTTAGGGCTAATTTTTATGAAGGTCAACGGCCCAGCTCTTGGCCATGATGTACTTTCTCTTGATCCTGAACAAGCACCCAACGCAACCGCAAGACAGGAACTAGAAAAACTCAATCTAGCTTTAGAAATGGGTAATAATGTGATGCTATACGTTGATGATATTCAGCACACACACCCTGAGTTTTTGCAAAAATTTATTTCCTTATGTGATGGGACACGGCGTATTGAAGGAGTTTGGAAAGGCAAAACCAAAACATATGACATGCGGGGTAAAAAATTCTGTGTCGTTATGGCAGGGAATCCATACACCGAATCTGGGGAAGTATTCCGCATTCCAGATATGCTAGCAAACCGTGCGGATATTTATAACCTTGGTGAAGTGCTTGGTGGTATGGATGAAGCATTTGCTTTGAGCTATATCGAAAACAGCCTGACATCAAACCCAGTATTAGCCCCTCTTGCATTACGAGATCTAAACGACCTGTACTTATTTGTCGATAAAGCGATGGGCAAATCCGTCTCTACCAATACCTTAAGTTACCCATACTCTGATGCTGAAATTAATGAAATCACTTCGGTAATCAGCAAGTTAATTAAGTTACGGGATGTTGTATTGAAAGTGAATCAACACTATATCGCTAGCGCAGCGCAATCCGATAAATACCGGACAGAGCCTGCATTTCGCTTGCAAGGTAGTTACCGTAATATGAATAAACTCAGCGAAAAAATCTCTTCAGTGATGAATAATGATGAACTTGAAAGATTACTCGATGACCACTACTTGGGTGAAGCACAGCTTCTCACAACAGGTGCAGAAGAGAACTTACTCAAACTGGCTGAACTGCGTGGTACATTAACAGAAAAAGATTCTGCACGGTGGCAACAAATCAAGAAAGACTTTATGCGTAACAAATCGTTAGGTGGAGATAATGCAGATATTGGTGATCGGGTTGTTGGCCAGCTAGCGTCACTTGTTGAAAGTATTCAAGCACTAGGCAACCACTAATGAGCTATTTATCAGGGTATCCTCGCGTTAAGTTATTAACCTCAATTGTTGCAATTTTTATTATTGTTCAATCGGTTAATAGCTTAACTGCTGGCGGACTAACCCAGTTTGGGCTAGTTCCACGTACAGAATGGGGCTTACTCGGTATCTTCTTCGCTCCATTTATTCATGGAAGCTGGGAGCATCTACTCAGCAATTTGCCCCCATTTATCATCTTAAGCGCATTATTGCTTCATCGCACCATCAAAGCTTACATATTGGCATCACTGTTTATCATTATTGCGGGTGGATTAGCAGTTTGGCTCATTGGTAGGAATGCAGTTCACATCGGCGCAAGCGGGTGGGTTTTTGGTTTATGGGGGTTGTTAATTGCTCAAGGCTTCTTCCGTCGAAACTGGGTTGATATCGCTATCGCATTATTAGTGCTGTTCTATTTTGGCACAATGGCGAGTGGCTTGTTACCGACTCACTTATACATTTCAACGGAATCTCATATAGCGGGGGCTATTGCTGGGGCTATCTATGCATGGCTGAGTCATCGTTACCATCAAAAAACCAATAATCGCTCACCTTAAATTAGCACCATCACAATTATGACTCACTTTTTATGCTTTATTTAAATTTATGTATCTTTTTATGTGATCGTGGTTCATATATTAACAGTTAACCACAAATTAACTATTTATTAACATTGCAATAATGATAGTCTCGAAAAATAATAACAACATGGGACTCAATAAATGAAAAAACACCTCATCTCAATCGCTATTGTTCTAAGTTTAAGCTCCTTATCACTGTCATCATTTTCTCAATCAACTCAAATTAAAATTGAACGAGATAATTATGGCGTCCCTCATATTTATGCCAATGATACTTATAGCCTGTTCTATGGGTACGGCTATGCTGTGGCACAGGACCGATTATTCCAAATGGAAATGGCCAAACGCAGTACCCAAGGTACTGTTTCTGAAGTATTAGGTAAGGATTATATTTCTTTTGATAAAGAAATCAGAAACAACTATTGGCCTGATTCTATCCATAAACAAATCACTCAGTTACCCTCCCAAGAACAAGATATTTTAAGAGGGTATGCAGATGGTATGAATGCATGGATTAAACAAATCAATACTAAACCAGATGACTTAATGCCAAAACAGTTCATTGACTATGATTTTTTGCCATCCCAATGGACGAGTTTTGATGTTGCTATGATTATGGTCGGTACAATGGCAAACCGCTTTTCCGATATGAATAGTGAAATTGATAATCTAGCATTACTCACTGCGCTTAAAGATAAGTATGGTGAACAATTGGGAGTAGAGTTCTTTAACCAAATTAATTGGCTTAATAATCCCAATGCGCCAACAACAATATCATCAGAAGAGTTCACCTATTCAGATTCACAAAAAACAAAAAATATATCTCAATTGAATCAAATTAGTGATTACCGACTTACTGCTCCCATGTTTGAACGCACAGCCAAAGATACAACTGGAAAAGTCATTGCGCTTTCTTCTCAAGAAAATAATGCGTTAATCGCTAAGCAATATGAACAAAGTGGTGCGAATGGGCTAGCTGGCTATCCAACCACCAGCAATGTTTGGCTTGTTGGAAAAACAAAAGCTTCTGGCGCAAAAGCCATTTTACTTAATGGCCCACAGTTTGGTTGGTTTAACCCAGCCTATACATACGGTATCGGCTTACATGGGGCAGGGTTTAATATTGTCGGAAATACACCGTTTGCTTATCCCGCGATTTTATTCGGCCATAATGGACATATATCTTGGGGTTCTACCGCTGGGTTTGGTGACGGTGTTGATATATTTGCAGAACAAGTTTCACCTGAAGACCCGAATAGCTACTTCCACCAAGGGCAGTGGAAAAAAATGCTTTCTCGCCAAGAGACATTGAATGTAAAAGGTGAACAACCCATTACTTTTGAAATATACCGTACTGTGCACGGTAATGTGGTTAAACGAGATAAGACAACTCACACCGCCTACAGCAAAGCTCGCGCATGGGATGGCAAGGAGCTTACATCCTTAATGGCTTGGGTAAAGCAAGGGCAAGCGCAAAACTGGCAGCAATGGCTAGACCAAGCACAAAATCAAGCACTGACGATCAATTGGTATTATGCAGATAAAGATGGAAACATTGGCTATGTCCATACCGGACACTACCCCGATCGCCAAATAAACCATGATCCTCGTTTACCAGTATCAGGCACGGGAGAATGGGACTGGAAAGGTATACAACCTTTTGCTAATAACCCAAAAGTGTATAACCCCAAATCAGGTTATATCGCCAACTGGAATAACTCCCCAGCTAAAAATTACCCCGCTAGCGACTTATTTGCCTTCTTATGGGGCAGTGCAGATAGGGTGACAGAAATCGATAACCGCATTGAAGCCTATGATAAGTTAACGGCTGATGATATGTGGGCGATTTTACAGCAAACTAGCCGTGTCGACCTTAATCATCGCTTATTTACACCATTTCTAACTCAAGCGACACAAGGTTTGCCATCAAATGACAGTAGCGTCAAATTAGTGTCCATGCTCCAGCAATGGGATGGCATAAACCAGTTATCAAGTGATAGAAAACATTATATTCACCCAGGGTCTGCTATCCTCGATATCTGGTTAAAAGAAATGCTTAAAGCCACCCTAGGCCAAACCGTCCCTGCTCCATTTGATAAATGGTACCTAGCGAGTGGTTATGAGACGACGCAAGAAGGCCCAACAGGGTCATTAAATATCAGTACAGGTGCAAAATTACTGTATGAATCTCTCTTAGAAGATAAATCCCCCATACCTCAGTCTATCGATTTATTTTCAGGACAACCGCAGAATGATGTTATTAGAAAGGCTTTGAATACCACTTACCAAAAAATGATAGAAAAATACGGTGATGACCCGGCTAATTGGCAAACACCAGCCACGGCATTAACCTTCCGTGAAAATAATTTTTTTGGTATACCACAAGCCTTACCTCAAGAAAATTTCCATCAAAATGAATACCATAATAGGGGAACTGAAAACGACTTAATCGTGTTTACCGAAGAAGGGGTGAGTGCATGGGACGTTGTAGCTCCAGGGCAAAGTGGCTTTATCTCCCCGCAAGGAAAACCTTCGCCTCACTACCAAGACCAACTCGCTTTATATCAGCAATTTGGTAAGAAACCGTTATGGCTTAACAGCGAAGAGCTGGCGCCACATATTGAGTCAACTGAAACACTAATAATTGAGAGATAATACTATTATTAAGCTAAATACCAAGGTATCTCGGTATTTAGCTTTTAACCTTCACACGATACACACAGCGCCCAGCTCCATTTAATAAGTACTGTTCGCGTTCAATGCTACCATTATCACCCACAATCTCACTGAACAACGTCAATTCTGAACGACAAAAGTTTTGGCAAGCAGTGGCTGCTGCACAAATTGGACAATGGTTTTCGATAAACAACCAACTGTCACCATCTTGCTCAACCTTCGCCATATACCCTTCTTCGCTACGCACTTCAGCCAATGCTTCAAGCCGCTCAACTAATGGTAAATTTTTACAACGGGTTAAATATTTTTCTCGGCTTTCCATTTCCCTTTGGTTAATCAGCTTTTCTAGGCCTTCATCGCCAAAAATAGTACGAACGGAATCAATCAATTGAAGAGCAAGCTGCGCGTGTGTATCCGGAAAACGTTGATGCCCCAACTCCGTTAGCACCCAATTTTGTCGAGGTCGTCCTGCTCCTGTTTGCGATAAGTACTGCGCCCCCTCAACTAACCCTAATGACGTCAGTTTTTGGATGTGCTGCCTTGCCGCTTCTCCGGTCATATTTAAATCATTTGCGATCACAGCGGTAGAAATTGGCCCTTTAGTTTTGATACAAAAAAGAACCTTATCCACGGCCTGTGTCAAATTTAAATTATCAAAGTAATTACTTGCATTAATCATTATGCGACTCTATTATCCAAGCTATTACTTGGATAATACCTCTTTTTCCACTATTCCGTCTAGCGGGTCTCTCTTATGAGCAATGAAACATCAACCATACCTCAAGCCAAATGGGCTGATTTACTCAGTGGCACTAATGCATTACTCACTATTGCCCTAACTGGAGGTGTTGCACTACATGCTATCAATATTTATATCGTAACAACCATATTGCCTAGTGTCGTTAACGATATTGGTGGTCTCGAATATTACGCATGGAATACCACTTTATTTGTAGCAACATCCATTGTCGGTTCAGCGCTTTCCAGCAAGGTATTAGACCGTTTTGGGCCTAAATATTCCTATTTATTCGCACTTATTCTCTTCTCTTTGGGGTCTATTTGGTGTGCGGCATCCCCATCAATGCTGGTATTACTCGGTGGCAGAGCATTGCAAGGGCTGGGTGGCGGTATTCTATTTGCTCTTAGCTATGCATTAATTCGCATTGTTTTTACTGAAAACTTATGGTCCCGAGCCATGGGCGTTGTTTCGGGTATGTGGGGAATAGCAACACTCTGTGGCCCTGCAATTGGGGGGATTTTTGCAGAAAGTGGCCACTGGCGTTGGGCATTTTGGGCTTTACTGCCTGTCGCTGTTTTTCTCGCACTCATTGTCATCAATCAACTTCCTAAAAAGCAAACTCAAGCACCAAAAACCAGCAAAGTTCCATTCTTAGCGATTTCTTTGTTAGTGATATCCGTTCTTGCTATTTCAATTGGAAGTTTGTCTGAAAGTTTATTTATAAACCTTATTGGTTTGTTAATTGGCCTAGCCATACTGCTGACTATTGCCTTACTTGATGGCAAAAATGACAGACGTTTATTACCAACTGGGTCCTATTCACTCAAAAGCCCACTTGGCGTCATATTTTTAACCATGTGTTTGTTAGTTGGAGGCATGACAACAGAAATTTATGTCCCATATTTCTTACAAACCATCCATCAGTTTTCTCCTCTCACTGCGGGTTATTTAACGGCAATAATGGCTGCAGGTTGGACCATCGGGGCGCTCTTTAGTGCCAATAAAACGGGGGCGATTGTTATCCGAATTATTCGAATAGGGCC
It includes:
- a CDS encoding DNA repair ATPase, with protein sequence MSDIQDTDREQEILDSAVAEGGAYEILRKRLTDQGQQLHQKAAQLNEMRLDEFGQSQMDIIGRIRIRTENNCQARDIVRVGEWLLFGYNVFLGLKKETHLEDVFSLYRLIENNDEFDVEAVPYEETFLNDNRFVQDFTELYTYYKNTQLLQLVERDGKLLASFQIGDRITDVRVFRWSISSDKRKIEYIDNRGERDIALPPAYDFEWQKTTREDTVNGRYPHINVLDTVFIETIGGDLTIKCENNTEDGLGIYREAVLDKNQSLDDAQIEYAQTGSLILLKVLPYREETWRYLVYNTLSQSVQRIDAIGQACVQLPEDHGIIFPGGYYLQNGDYKTFEQSMDGMRFRRLRRSPNGEDVLYVFYSPNQGRIALFNYNLIERTLSVPLIGHGYAMLEDGKMVLFEGEGEEATRVHPMQVWQTPFYSEEFADQQPTRSGFLGRIGNADLVRGISEILNISKEIEGSQISIARYELLSQQAKNLLDIYYWFGDEQCLGIGKLLKEITQTSELVLDEYEKVESIRQQSAKSMNEAISRQKSLLSLTLPESWADIQQFVDGLNALSAQRGHLISLREFRYMDLEKLSEMESEIEKNQQYVSQETAVFLASDKALQPFKTQLTVFEEQIEKAQNSAQLDIPMKDMEKMSTDLDMLSNLMASLSFNDVTQQTHIIDAISQIYAQLNQSRARLQQKRKSQSSVETVAQFGAQFRLFSQGITNALSLATDPERCDDQLSRLLVQLEELESQFSNHDEFLDDILAKREELLETFESHKQVLIDDRQRRAQNLVTAADRLLDSLQRRTARLQSQDELNAFFASDPLALKTREIIEKLREINDNVKADDIDARLKSSRDQAIRVLRDKTDIFEDGGNVIKLGRHRFSVNTQELDLTILPKNEQLWVYLTGTDFQEPIENEQLSQLKPYWSASLESESDTVYRAEYLAYSVIYAATKRQDGLDFDILKNALTSTEKLEKIVRDFASPRYKEGYEKGIHDHDAVALLKKLLPLGESADLLRYSPTARAIAAIYWEQVQNDDFPALWPERARTAMNIHQLFHNDNALIDLQAEIEAGISLFLHDNPIQCQAYEQTQAAEYLSFVLARTPIELVYSKYARELVLALQSRLEDAHMWGDFNRSQQNLGTRYAQRWSLVQNWLQGLCSTPEFADLVPYIPGAIAIIILDKVASARFSEADLYFKVSGLLGEHPTIENQTLALSLDNYFSRMRGQRKRFIPEFRQYQALRQQIVTEERSRLKLHEYKAKPLSSFVRNKLINDVYLPIIGDNMAKQIGALGEGKRTDLMGLLLMISPPGYGKTTLMEYAADRLGLIFMKVNGPALGHDVLSLDPEQAPNATARQELEKLNLALEMGNNVMLYVDDIQHTHPEFLQKFISLCDGTRRIEGVWKGKTKTYDMRGKKFCVVMAGNPYTESGEVFRIPDMLANRADIYNLGEVLGGMDEAFALSYIENSLTSNPVLAPLALRDLNDLYLFVDKAMGKSVSTNTLSYPYSDAEINEITSVISKLIKLRDVVLKVNQHYIASAAQSDKYRTEPAFRLQGSYRNMNKLSEKISSVMNNDELERLLDDHYLGEAQLLTTGAEENLLKLAELRGTLTEKDSARWQQIKKDFMRNKSLGGDNADIGDRVVGQLASLVESIQALGNH
- a CDS encoding rhomboid family intramembrane serine protease; translation: MSYLSGYPRVKLLTSIVAIFIIVQSVNSLTAGGLTQFGLVPRTEWGLLGIFFAPFIHGSWEHLLSNLPPFIILSALLLHRTIKAYILASLFIIIAGGLAVWLIGRNAVHIGASGWVFGLWGLLIAQGFFRRNWVDIAIALLVLFYFGTMASGLLPTHLYISTESHIAGAIAGAIYAWLSHRYHQKTNNRSP
- a CDS encoding penicillin G acylase, coding for MKKHLISIAIVLSLSSLSLSSFSQSTQIKIERDNYGVPHIYANDTYSLFYGYGYAVAQDRLFQMEMAKRSTQGTVSEVLGKDYISFDKEIRNNYWPDSIHKQITQLPSQEQDILRGYADGMNAWIKQINTKPDDLMPKQFIDYDFLPSQWTSFDVAMIMVGTMANRFSDMNSEIDNLALLTALKDKYGEQLGVEFFNQINWLNNPNAPTTISSEEFTYSDSQKTKNISQLNQISDYRLTAPMFERTAKDTTGKVIALSSQENNALIAKQYEQSGANGLAGYPTTSNVWLVGKTKASGAKAILLNGPQFGWFNPAYTYGIGLHGAGFNIVGNTPFAYPAILFGHNGHISWGSTAGFGDGVDIFAEQVSPEDPNSYFHQGQWKKMLSRQETLNVKGEQPITFEIYRTVHGNVVKRDKTTHTAYSKARAWDGKELTSLMAWVKQGQAQNWQQWLDQAQNQALTINWYYADKDGNIGYVHTGHYPDRQINHDPRLPVSGTGEWDWKGIQPFANNPKVYNPKSGYIANWNNSPAKNYPASDLFAFLWGSADRVTEIDNRIEAYDKLTADDMWAILQQTSRVDLNHRLFTPFLTQATQGLPSNDSSVKLVSMLQQWDGINQLSSDRKHYIHPGSAILDIWLKEMLKATLGQTVPAPFDKWYLASGYETTQEGPTGSLNISTGAKLLYESLLEDKSPIPQSIDLFSGQPQNDVIRKALNTTYQKMIEKYGDDPANWQTPATALTFRENNFFGIPQALPQENFHQNEYHNRGTENDLIVFTEEGVSAWDVVAPGQSGFISPQGKPSPHYQDQLALYQQFGKKPLWLNSEELAPHIESTETLIIER
- a CDS encoding helix-turn-helix transcriptional regulator, with translation MINASNYFDNLNLTQAVDKVLFCIKTKGPISTAVIANDLNMTGEAARQHIQKLTSLGLVEGAQYLSQTGAGRPRQNWVLTELGHQRFPDTHAQLALQLIDSVRTIFGDEGLEKLINQREMESREKYLTRCKNLPLVERLEALAEVRSEEGYMAKVEQDGDSWLFIENHCPICAAATACQNFCRSELTLFSEIVGDNGSIEREQYLLNGAGRCVYRVKVKS
- a CDS encoding MFS transporter, which produces MSNETSTIPQAKWADLLSGTNALLTIALTGGVALHAINIYIVTTILPSVVNDIGGLEYYAWNTTLFVATSIVGSALSSKVLDRFGPKYSYLFALILFSLGSIWCAASPSMLVLLGGRALQGLGGGILFALSYALIRIVFTENLWSRAMGVVSGMWGIATLCGPAIGGIFAESGHWRWAFWALLPVAVFLALIVINQLPKKQTQAPKTSKVPFLAISLLVISVLAISIGSLSESLFINLIGLLIGLAILLTIALLDGKNDRRLLPTGSYSLKSPLGVIFLTMCLLVGGMTTEIYVPYFLQTIHQFSPLTAGYLTAIMAAGWTIGALFSANKTGAIVIRIIRIGPVIILMSLIVLAVLTHNQQLIESWPLFVIYLIAMAGVGLGIGVCWPHLVLRVFKNAPEGEENLASSSIITIQLYATALSAALVGVVVNNSGLITPGGIAGAQQASIWLFTLFAISPLLATILIRKIK